TAGTTACAATAAAATCAGACTGATATTTTTCAGAAATGTATCTCTTCATATTTGTTTCATGCTCATGTTTTCCCCAAGGAGTGCCGTAAAAAACTGTATACGTGTAAACACTAAAAGAAAGTATAAGTCCAGCAAATACCATTAGAATAATTTTCGTGGCATTTATATTCCTCACCCCTTATAGTTTTCAGAATATTATAACTATAATATTCTTCATACTATTTTCTTATTCCTTCTAGCAAAGTACTTTAATAGGAATAAAAAAAGACGTACAAAAAGTACGACTTAGGCTCTACTATTTCTTCATTAATTTTTGAATGGTTACGAGGACCTCGTCTAAAACCTCATTGTCCCCTTCTTGTATTCTCTCAATTACACACGTTTTCAGATGACCTTCTAGCAAGAGTTTTGCAACACTATTCAATGCAGATTGCGTCGCGGAAATTTGCGTAATCACATCATCACAATAGGTGTCCTTTTCGATCATTCCTTTAATTCCGCGAATTTGACCTTCAATTCGATTGAGCCTTGTAACAAGGTTACTCTTCACCTTATCAGAATGATGGCTTTTACGGTGGCTGCCTGGAGCCGCACAGCAGGAATCATCATTCATTTCTTCCTCATATTCATGGTCAAAAGACATTCCATCACCTCATTTTTAATTATTATATCATACCCCCGTACCCTAAAGCGATATACGAAAGATGCCTATTTATAAAATAGGCTTTCTGCTACTTAATCCCCAGTTGATTTTCCATAAACGTTTCTAAAAGTTTAAGTTTGTTACTCCCGCTTCCAAACGGAAGGATAAATGTATCTTCAGCCTCTTCTGCTCTCTTCATTTTTGCAATTTCTTTATGAATACCTTCCATTTTCCGATCCAAATGTGCAGCCATATCAGCACTTTCTTTTAATTCATCAAGCATCTTCTGCGGAATTTCTTTATTGTATTTATAATAAATTTTATGTTCTAAGCTTGCCCAGAAATCCATCGCAATGGTACGGATTTGAATCTCAACCATGATTTGCTCCTCACGGTCGGACATAAAGATCGGAATCTCCACAATCATATGCAGACTTTGATAACCATTTGGTTTTGGATTTTTTATATAATCCTTATATTCTATAATTCGAATATCTTTTTGATTGGTAATCATCCCGCTTATTTCATAAATATCGGAAATAAATGAGCAGGTAATCCTAATTCCGGCTATGTCCTTAATAGTTGTTTTTATACTTTCTAATGTAAAGTCACATTGCTTTCTCTGTACTTTTCTAAAAATACTTTCAGGTGATTTTAATCGTGAATTTATGTGTTCTATTGGGTTATAATCATGAATATAATTAAATTCATCTTTAAGTATATTAATTTTTGTCGTCATTTCATCGAGGGCAAATTTATAGGCCATCATAAACCGAGTCAGTTCAATTTTAATTGCTTTCAAATTATTTAAATCAAGGGTCTTTTCCATTCCCGGCGATTACATCCTTTCAAAAAATCCTTACTCTTCTTCTACTGTAGATTCTTCTGATTGTAAATTTTTGATCACTTCTGGTGGAAAAATTAAGCGGCAAATCACTTTTGCGACTTCACGATAATCTGTCACAATCCCACATTGTTTCACTTTTTCAGGTGCATGCTCGGCCAATGTCATCAGCGACCATGTTACTGTGTTTAGATCCAAATCTTTCCAAGTTAACCCCTTCGCATATGCCTTTGTTAATCCTGAAAGAATTCTAGTAAAAATTTTTCGTTTTGCCGCTGCTAATACCTCAGCAAATTCTGTATCCTTAGCCAGTAATTCTGGAAGTACCCGCTGCATTCCCATTTCCTTAATCCGTTTATCATGTGCTTCTAAGAGGGAAGTCAATGTGCTTTCCGGATCAGATACACCCCATTTTGGTTCAGGTGGCATTAACATCTCGATTTGGTCTTCTAACAGAGACATTAATAGCTGTCGTTTATCCGAAAAGTACCGATAAAAAGTACCGGTTGCTACCCCTGCATTTGCTGCTATTTCCTTTGCCGTTGTATGTTCATATCCTTTTAAAATAAATAATTCATAACCACTTTTTAGCAGCAAATCCCTCTTTAGTTGGGCACGTTCCTGCTTAGGCATTAATGGAAACTCACCCACCAGTTGGTCTTCTCGGTCTGACATTTTTCTCACCTCAACATTATTATACCACAAAACATAAATATTGAACCCTAGTTCATGTTTCCATTGACAGAATCTCTTAATCATGTAATACTTGAACTATAGTTCATGTTATTTTCACCCTTGTTCACACCCCTTGGCATTGGTTGTAAATAACATGAACAAATTATTTATTTTTTGTATTTTCGAGACTTTTTACTCGCTTTTTTTGTTTTTATTCATATATAATATTCTATAATTAACTTTGGAAGGTGTTGATTAATATGGCAAATCATTCTGATAAAAAAGATATCTCAATCAACTCAAGTGTTTCACTAAAGGGAATTGTAAAAGCCATTTTCAACGATACCGTACACGTGCAAATTGGCGGTAAGATTATTACTTTACCAAAAGCTGATTTCATGTTAGATAAATCTATGAATTAAAGAAGAATTACATCCAGAAAGCCCATTGCAGACTATGCAATGGGCTTTCTTTTGTAGGGAAAATTACATTACAAGCTCATAATGGAAGGATATGGCTCCTATTTTAAGAACCTGTGAGTTATATTCACGAGTATCCATGTCAGCAAAGCTGACAGCTAGATATGGCTTTTTTTCGACTTTGTAAGGAAAAATCTGGAGTGTTATCATTAGTACTGCATTAACAATAAGCCGAAATGAACGGCAAAAACCGGAGGGATTCATTATCCATTATTTGAAATTGAAGTATACAAATGAAATGGAAAAAGGTCTGCTGAGTGCACATGGAGTTTGTTATGAAGTCTATAAACGTAAATTAGATGTGAGAATGGAAGTTGAAAAACGGCGTGAGCTGGACCACCTGTTATGTAAACAGCTGTACGCACATTTTGATGGAAAACTACACGGTTGATATATAAGAGGAGCCTCCTTATGGAAGCTCCTTACTCTTTATCGTAACAAGATAATGGTTTTATAATTTGGTCTTGTGATCATGCGCATAAGGTAGGCAGATTCATCGGCGTTTTCTTTTCTCTTACCGTTTAAAAAGTTAATGATCGTCTTAGAATCTCTAATTCCAATTCCATGCCCATAGAATTTATCATTCCCAAAAAACACTACATTTTCTGCCCTCCACCACGGCTGCTTCGGGTCAAAATCAGGATTTTTAAAATGTAAAACATCCCCAATGAGGAAATCCTCTCCATCTTTTTGGTAAACCGGGAGATCCTCGTCAAATTGCCAATCCATTAAGTATAGACGCCTAAAATACGTATTAAATGCCCTCGGTCCAATCGTATACAAGGCAGCAATATATAAAACAATCGCAATCGCGGTCGCACATTCAAAGGCATAGTGCTCCCCATTTTTCACGATATCTTCGATTCCCTCTGAAGGGTTTATTCCCTCTCGTAAAAGAAACCCTCCGTTTGGTAATCGATACCAGTATTTTCTGTTAGGAAAGGAATAAGCGAAGGTCGTAAATTTGGCACCGCTCTTCTCTAATGCCGTTGCTGCTTTAACAGTATTTACTCTGAATAATAATTCAAACTTTAGCTGCTGTATGGATTCATAGTGATAAATCACAGGGTAACTCGCCATTTGTTTTATAATCACCTTTTGCTCGGTGCTTGTAATGTCTTTACTAAGGTCCTCAGGCTTGACAATTCGGCCATTTAAACTAATCATTTGATACCTCCTTTTTACACCATATGACTCTGTTCCTAGTTACATGCAGATGCATAACAAGAAAAAAGCCAGAATCCATTCTAGTGGACCTGACACTGTAATAAAAGTTATTTATTTCTGATGAAATGTACGATTAGTCCACCCACAATCGAGCCAATCGCGGTTAATCCAAAAATGATAAAGTAAAGACGCTCCGCCAAATCAGCCATTCCCTCTCCCGGAAAAAACTCTGCCTTTCCATAAATAGCGATGGCAGCTATAAATAACACAAATGATGGTACCCAAACAATCCAACTTGGTTTAACCTTTACTAATAAAAACGGAATTACCAACCCGATAAGAAATAACCCAAAGAATAGCATATCTTCAACCCTTCCAGTACCTTTTATTCATTAGACGAATAAATGGAGGCTTACGTTCCGAAACAGAGTCTGAGATAAAGCCCATTTTTTCTCCGAATATAAAAAAGGAAAGAAACTATAATTCAGTTTCTTTCCTGCTAAATGGTTATCTAGTTGAAATTAATACAGGCACATTGTTCAGTTTACCACCTGAACTAGAGACAATTGTTAAGGTTTCACCTGTTACAAATGAAACTGCCCTTTTCGAGAAGACCCATTTACCATCAGGTCCACTATAGAAACATACTCATATTCATAGTGGTTATAACCGCTTGGTCTGGGTAGATGGTCCGTTCAGCGATTTTATATTCATCATTTACTTTTCGAATGATATCATTTCTTTCACCAAACATTTCCTCGATCGTATGGCTCGAACCCCTGCTCCGCTTAAATAAGAAGTAGCTTCTTACTTTGAATTCATTCGGGTTAGCTGTACTTTCTACGAGAATATTCGTGATAAAATGGCGCTGTCTTGTGGCGGGATTTTCAACCCAGGCAGATTTTGTATATAGGCGATTTGCCCTTGTAGTCAGTGACTTTTTGGTTTCTTCAAAAAATGCCGAATCCTCTGCGATATTGTTAGCACCTACACCTTCAACCGTTTCACGTAAAGGCATGCGGTAAACCAGATCATCCGTTAATAAATTTAACCATTCTTTATATTTCCGACTGTCCAAAAGATAGGCCTCTTGATGAAGGAAATTAATAATTTCCAATTGCAGTTCTGTGGTTATTTTGTTTTTCAATTTGGAATTCACTTACTTTCCTCCTTTACAAACAAACCTTTTGAAATATATTTTAACCAATGTTCATGCATGCTTCGAGCAATTGCATCCAAATACGTGGTAGGATAAGCGACACCAGGTCCAGGGAAATTCTCATCCGGCTCAACGCGTCCAAGCCCCATTAAATAGTTATTAACATTATTGTAGTTTAATTCTTTATCACGCATCATCAGACCTTTACTCACTTCGACAATTCTTGCCCAGTTTTCGGTATCATCCTGCTCGAGTGTCCCTGAAGGTCCGAATGAACCTAGGTACCCTTTATAAGCAGCATCTTTATATTCCTCTGGAGCTGCTTTATCAATCATAAACCAACACCAAACCTCTACTTTATCTGGTCCAAGTGGTCTCCACATACGGAAATTCAAGTAATTATGTAAATGCCCTTCTGTACCATGAATGGGACTTACAAATGAAAGGTTTGGAAATACTCCACCAACAAAGACCGTTACTCTAGACTGAATATCTAATTGTTTGGGAGATAAATGTTCTTCAAATAATGGCCATATCGATTCTGGCATACTTTGAAATGGAACTCTAGCTTTCCCTGTCTTCGAGGTAATGACATTAATTCCATGTCCATTTTCCAAGACCACTTGATGTCCATATCCAGCATAAAGTGGGTCCTCAGGGCTAATCCCCATTTCAACAGTCGAACGGTGCGTAGTCTGAACATGGTAAGGATCTGCAGCAAAATTTTCGGCGGTTGCTTTCCAATTTGCTTTTGCGACCCAGCGTTGTGGCAGTCCTTTTACTTCCATTCCACCACTTCTACCTAGTAATATATCAAAATACCATTTCATTTCTCCTAAATAATCTTCCAATGGTTCAGCGTTCACATCTAAGTTACCAAAGATCATTCCCTGATAGCTTTCAACTCTAGGTACTTTGCGGAGATTCCATTCTGCTTTACACATTTCTTCACCGTAAACCTTATTCCCTGCAACAATACCGACTAAATCTCCGTCGGTATTAAAGCTCCAACCATGATAGGGACACGTAAAGGTTTTTTTGTTTCCACGATCTGCCGTACAGAGCATCGTTCCACGGTGGGTGCAAGAATTTAAGAAGGCATTAATTTCACCATTGCGGTTTTTTACAAGTAGAATGGGATCGTTTACCATCCACCTTGTAATATAACTCCCTGGTTCCTTAAGTTCTGTTTCATGTCCAAGGAATTGCCAAGTATAACCATAGATTTTCTCAATCTCCAATTCATAAATATCTGGATCCGTTATTACCCATTGTGGCAATAAACCCTGTTCCATTTTTTCCTTTAACAAGTGGAATGCCTTTTCATCTAGTGTTTTGTTAATCATTGCAACCTTACCTCCTTTGGACTCTATCCTCAAAAAAGAATACGCCTTCAATTTTCAATAAAAATATTCGATATTTATTTTTTGAGTAATTTAACTCATTTTTATTATCACTTAGTTAAAAGTTATCAAATAATTTTTTAATAGTTAATATATTTAGAATATTTACTATTCTATTTTCGCTATTTTAATAGAGAAAATAAAGGACCCCATATACCATACGGAGTCTTGTTTCAATAGTTGTTTTCAAATCCCGTATTTTGCTTGGGTTTCTGTCTTCCGTTTTTGCTTTTCTTGAAGCCAATAAATAGAATAAAGGAGTCCGAACAGAACCATGAATAGAATTGAAATCTTAAAAATTATCGCATAACTGAGCCATTTTGCGATAAATCCTACCCACAACGCACCTGCACCGATGCCCAGGTCAAATGCTGAGAAGTAGGTAGCCGTTGCAGCACCTCTTCTGTCAGGTGAAACACGAGTAATGACCCAAGCCTGTAAAGTCGGCTGTATCCCCCCATACCCTGTTCCATAAAAAATGGCGGCTATCACTAATACAAAAACACTAGAAGAATAGGATAAAATAAGTAGTCCAAGCCCCAGTGCTAATGCACAAGGGACAAGCACATAATTCTGTCCCATTTTATCAGCGATTTTTCCGGAAGTTGGTCTGCTCACCATCATGCTCAGGGCAGAAGCAAGAAAAAACCATCCAACATTAACAATCCCCATTTCCTGCCCAAATAATGTCATCGAACTTAATATACCCCCATGTGCAAGTGTCATCATCATGACCAAGATGGCTGGTAACAGTGCTTTTTTTTCAATAATCGAAACCTTTTTAGAGCTAGATATTTTTTCTTGCTTTTGAGGATAAAGGATAAATTGACTCAACAGGATACTTAGCGAAATTGAAACAGCTCCAATAATAAATACCGAGGTAAATCCATACTCCACCATTAACCAAATCCCGATGAGAGGCCCTACGGCCATTCCGATGTTAATGGAAAGACCGAAATATCCCATTCCTTCTGCGCGCCGTGAAGGGGGAATATATTCAGACACCATCGTAGCGTACGTGGTCGTGGCAACTCCCCAGCCAATCCCTTGAATCATTCTAACGAAAAGAATAAGGCTGACAATAATCATCCATTCATAACTTATTACAGTGACGATAAAGACAAAAAGTCCAAAATATAGGACTTTTTTTCGATTGAAAACATCCAAAGCGCAACCGGCAAAAGGACGTATCACTAGAGCCGAGATGGTAAAGATTCCGACAACCATTCCAGCAGCAAATTTATCTCCCCCCATTTCCACGATATATATGGGTAAAATGGGGGTCAATAAATGAAAACTAAAAAATAGAAATAGATTGGACATAGACGTGAGGATAAAATCCTTTGTCCATAGAGAATTTCCTACAGAATCAGGATTGTTCATTTATTCTTTTCACCGCCTCAGGTTTAACATTCGGGGCTGGCATTTCTTTCATCTTAATGTATTAAGATCTTTATTTTGGTCCCACTCTTCCCCGGTAACAGGGTGTGGATAATGAAATGGCAGGACACCTGTATCCGGCCATAAAACAGGTTTAGGCACGATATCAAGAATTTCATCTGGCCCAATAGGATCTGTTGGAAATGTTTCAGAGAAAAACGGATATAAATTTGGAGGGGTATGTGCCCAACCTGTTTTAAAGTCAGCATGCCATAGACCACGGTAATCTAAAATCTTAAACTTCCATATACCATTTTCTTTTACATACGTATTCTCGTACACACCGCCTTCCCACCACTGCCTTGTTAATCCTTTAGCAAGTTCGTGACGTCCTGCTTGCATGAACGTACGATACCTTCCATTTGCGGTCTTTCCGTCTTCGGAGATGGTAATTATATCCTGCATCATAATATGATCTAACAAAAAGCCATAAATAGGTCCGTTATGTCCATTTGTATGTCTCATCCGTAAACGATCACAGAAAAAACGGCGCACACCTTCCTTTCCTTTGAAAATTCCACCCATAAATCGGACTTCACTATCTACTGCAAATAAATCTACTACTTCATTAAATAAGCATGCATCAAAATAGTACCCATAAATATGATGCAGTTTTCGAATCGAGTCGATATCGTTTAAATCCGAAATACGCTTTGTGACTTCCTCTATCTTTTTTTCAAGCACACTTATTTTTTCAGTCATATTCGTTCGACACCCCCAAAATTATAATTAATAAAACTCTCCTAACTTAACCTTCTCGCTTAATAGATTAAATGCAATCGTACGACGTAATATTTCATCTGTACCTTCAAAAACTCTGTACTTACGAACTGTACGGTACCATCTTTCAATTGGTAGCTCCTTGGTTACCCCCATCCCTCCATGGATTTGGAGTGCACGGTCAACAACTTGATGTACCATGTTTGTACTATATAGTTTAGCAATGGAAGCATAATGACGTTTACCATCTTTTCCTTTTTCAGCTAATTGAGCAGCATGAAGCGTTAACAATTTGGCAGCCTCCAGCTCGACTGCAGAATCAGCAATCATCCATTGTATCGCTTGGTATTCTGAAATCGGATGGCCAAATGTAACTCTTGATTTAGCCTGCTCCATGGCCATATTAAGTAAACGCTCCGCAATACCTATCGACCATGCACTGATTTTGACACGCCCCATAGTGATCCATTTCATTGCAAGTTCAAAGCCTTTTCCTAATTCACCTAAAATATTTTCTTCAGGCACACGAACATTTTCAAATACAACTGAGGAAACAACCCAATCATCCATGGTTTGAATTGGCTCAGAACGCCATCCCATTTCACGGTCAACAAGGAAACAAGTTACTCCACCATTGCAGCCTGTTTCCTTGTCTGTAACTGCAAAGACCATTGTAAAATGAGCCTTATGGGCACGGGTAATAAAAATCTTTTCGCCATTCAGCACATATTCACTCCCTTCCTTAACAGCACTCATTTTAATTCTTTTAGCGTCAGATCCAGCCCCCGGCTCCGTTAGAGCGAAACAGGCTGTTTTCTCCCCACTAATCACTGGATACAAATATTTCTTTTTTTGTTCTTCGGTGCAATTATAAAGGATATTATCCGCCTCGCCACCAAAGGTAAATGGAATAAATGTTTTTCCTAATTCAATGTTGATTAAGGTCGTCATAAATGGTCCAAGATTTACACCACCATATTCTTCGGGTGTATTAATCCCCCAGAAACCCATTTCTTTCGCTTTAAGCTGTAATTGTTGAATTTGATCATCCGTATATCCAGGACGTCCTTCCCGTTCATTTCGCATAACTTCCTGCTCTAATGGAAGCAGTTCATTTTGAACAAATTGACGAACGGTCTTTTGAAGCATTTCCTGTTCCTCGGTTAAAGTAAAATCCACTGTAAATCCTCCCAACTAAAAAAACTATTATTTAAAGAAGGTATGCATTTCTATATCGTGCATACCCACAATTGGTTTTTCTATTCTCTTTCGTTATTCTGAAGTAACAATTAGTGCATCAAGAGCCAAGACACCTTTACCTTCAGGATAGACAATCACTGGATTAATATCGATTTCTTCAATTTCATGTACTGCATTCATTAATTGTCCCACCCTCGCCACAACCTTTGTTAAGGCTTTGACATCCGCTGGTGCAGAACCACGAGCTCCCTTTAATAAATCGGCTGATTTTAATGCTAAAATTTCTTGCTCGATATTCTCTTCGGTTAAATTCGGTGACATAAACCGGACATCCTTTAAAACTTCGATCCAAATTCCACCAAGGCCAACCATTACAATTGGTCCCCAATCTGAATCTCTTCGTGCCCCCACAACCATTTCAATACCCTTTTCACCCATTTTCTCAACGAGAACACCATCGAGCTCCAAATTAGGCTGAGCTGCTCTAATATTTGAATGGAGTGTTGTCCATGCCTCTGCTAATTCTGTTTCATCCTTAATACCAACAATGACACCGCCTACATCACTTTTATGCGCTAATACTTGTGATTGCGCTTTCAAAACTACTGGAAAACCAATACTTTTAGCTGCTTCGATGGCATTATCAAATTCTTTTGCTAATAAGAAATTTGGAACAGGTATTCCAACCTCTGCAAAATATTCTTTGCCAGCGTATTCAGGGATAACTCCCTTAGTGGTCAGTACTGGAGTCTTAATTGGAGCCTGCTGCCCTAAACTATTAACCTTTTTTAAAGAATTACCATACTTAGTAAGAACAGCTATAGCCCGCATTGCCCGTTCCGGGGAACGGAAAAATGGAATGCCATTTTCCATTAGTTCTGTGGCCACTTCCTCTTGCAATGGTGATCCTTCTCCCATAACAACATAGGCAGTCGGCTTTGTTGTACCACTAATGGAAGGAAGTGCAGCTCTCACTTTTGCCAAGGCAATATGTGGAGAGCCTGGTAAAACGATAATCATTAAACTACCAATCTTTGAATCATCTAATAAACACTTGGCAGAACTCGTATATAAAGACATATCGCTTAAAACTTGAGCGGTTACATCCAATGGATTTGTAGCACTTGAGAATTCAGGTAATAGCTTTTGAAGCGATACTTTTGACATTTCTGATAGTTCTGGGAGATTCAACCCAACGGTCTCACAGTAATCAAGGGCAAATCCTTTTACTGCACCAGAGTCAGTCAGGATTGCTGCCCCCTCAACCGGAGGCCTCTCAAAACTTGTTAAGAACCAAGATACATCTACTAATTCTTCCATTGTCTCTACCATAATTACGGCTTCTTGTTCTAACAGGGTTTTGATGACGGTATAATCGCCAACTAATGAGCCTGTATGAGACTGAGCTGCTTCTCGTGAGGCTTCACTTCTGCCTGGATGTAAGAGTACTATGGTTTTACCCATCTGCCGTGCCTTGGCAGATAATTCTAAGAAAAGCTTTGGTCGACGAATATGTTCCACATACATCGCAATAACTTTTGTAGGTTCATCTTCTATTAAGTATGCAAGATAATCTTCTATTCCTGCAATTGCTTCGTTTCCAGTCGAAATCGCATGGGTCAAGGAAATTCCACGAGCCTGAGCAATCTCTCGAAGATTGGACATCATTCCGCCACTTTGTGCCAAGATACAGAGGGAATTGTTATTTTTAACTTCCGTCTTTTTTAGACCTGGGGCAAACGTTAATGGGACGTTTTCCACGAAATTAGTCAAACCCATACAGTTCGGACCAGCAATCATCATTCCATTTTCTCGACCAATTTCTGTAATTTGTGCTTGAGCTAATTTCCCCGCTTCACCGACTTCAGCAAAGCCTGCTGCAAAAATCATTACAGCCCCAGCTTTTCGTCGAGCACAAGCTTTAACAGATTCCACTACTGCTGTATAGGGAACACATAATACAACCGCATCAATTCCCTCTGGTAAATCATCAATACTAGGAACACAAGGCTTTCCTTCTACATCTGATCGTTTTTTATTTACGAGGTGAATCTCTCCACTGTAATTGAAGCGTTCTAGATTCTTTAAAATGGTATTACCTGCCGAACCAGGTGTTCCAGAAACTCCCACAATCGCTATCGAACGAGGTGATAACAACTTTTTAATAGAAGCAGGTTGAATCTCCAATTCTACTGTATTGTGATTAGGACTCACGGTTATAACCACCTAAACCTGGTTTAAAAGACTTGTCATCAAGGAACTGTTTCAAACCTTGTTGGCGTCCACGTTCCGTATCTTGAGCAATATTTTGAGCCTGTTTGGCAAATAAGTATTCTTCTGCAGTATCATAATCCATGTCACGTGAGTATTTGTAAGCTAGTTTTGATTGATTCACTACATGAAGGTTTTTGCTTAAAAGTGTTTGAGCCAATTCTCTTGTGCGCTGGCGCAGTTCATCTTTTGGAACTGATTTATTTACCAAGCCCATTTCTGCAGCTTTCTGACCATTGAATGTTTCTCCCGTCATAATGTAGTACAAAGCATCTCGCTGGTTTAACGCACCAGCTACAGCTCGTGTAACATTCCCCGCAGGGATAATTCCCCAGTTAACTTCAGATAAACCAAAAATTGCTTCATCAGCAGCAATTGCTAAATCACAAGAAAGCATCGGTGTGAAAGCTCCCCCAAAACACCAGCCATTAACCATCGCAATTGTTGGCTTGGAATAATAGGATAGTTTTCTCCATTGCCAAGCTGTAGCATTACGGCGTATTTTCATAACTTTTGCAGGGTGATCATCATCAATATCTCTAAAGTATTCTTTTAAGTCCATACCTGCGCTAAAGGATTC
This genomic stretch from Neobacillus niacini harbors:
- a CDS encoding 3-phenylpropionate/cinnamic acid dioxygenase subunit beta — its product is MNSKLKNKITTELQLEIINFLHQEAYLLDSRKYKEWLNLLTDDLVYRMPLRETVEGVGANNIAEDSAFFEETKKSLTTRANRLYTKSAWVENPATRQRHFITNILVESTANPNEFKVRSYFLFKRSRGSSHTIEEMFGERNDIIRKVNDEYKIAERTIYPDQAVITTMNMSMFL
- a CDS encoding acyl-CoA dehydrogenase family protein gives rise to the protein MDFTLTEEQEMLQKTVRQFVQNELLPLEQEVMRNEREGRPGYTDDQIQQLQLKAKEMGFWGINTPEEYGGVNLGPFMTTLINIELGKTFIPFTFGGEADNILYNCTEEQKKKYLYPVISGEKTACFALTEPGAGSDAKRIKMSAVKEGSEYVLNGEKIFITRAHKAHFTMVFAVTDKETGCNGGVTCFLVDREMGWRSEPIQTMDDWVVSSVVFENVRVPEENILGELGKGFELAMKWITMGRVKISAWSIGIAERLLNMAMEQAKSRVTFGHPISEYQAIQWMIADSAVELEAAKLLTLHAAQLAEKGKDGKRHYASIAKLYSTNMVHQVVDRALQIHGGMGVTKELPIERWYRTVRKYRVFEGTDEILRRTIAFNLLSEKVKLGEFY
- a CDS encoding aromatic ring-hydroxylating oxygenase subunit alpha, with the translated sequence MINKTLDEKAFHLLKEKMEQGLLPQWVITDPDIYELEIEKIYGYTWQFLGHETELKEPGSYITRWMVNDPILLVKNRNGEINAFLNSCTHRGTMLCTADRGNKKTFTCPYHGWSFNTDGDLVGIVAGNKVYGEEMCKAEWNLRKVPRVESYQGMIFGNLDVNAEPLEDYLGEMKWYFDILLGRSGGMEVKGLPQRWVAKANWKATAENFAADPYHVQTTHRSTVEMGISPEDPLYAGYGHQVVLENGHGINVITSKTGKARVPFQSMPESIWPLFEEHLSPKQLDIQSRVTVFVGGVFPNLSFVSPIHGTEGHLHNYLNFRMWRPLGPDKVEVWCWFMIDKAAPEEYKDAAYKGYLGSFGPSGTLEQDDTENWARIVEVSKGLMMRDKELNYNNVNNYLMGLGRVEPDENFPGPGVAYPTTYLDAIARSMHEHWLKYISKGLFVKEESK
- a CDS encoding metal-sensitive transcriptional regulator, with translation MNDDSCCAAPGSHRKSHHSDKVKSNLVTRLNRIEGQIRGIKGMIEKDTYCDDVITQISATQSALNSVAKLLLEGHLKTCVIERIQEGDNEVLDEVLVTIQKLMKK
- a CDS encoding protein-glutamine gamma-glutamyltransferase codes for the protein MISLNGRIVKPEDLSKDITSTEQKVIIKQMASYPVIYHYESIQQLKFELLFRVNTVKAATALEKSGAKFTTFAYSFPNRKYWYRLPNGGFLLREGINPSEGIEDIVKNGEHYAFECATAIAIVLYIAALYTIGPRAFNTYFRRLYLMDWQFDEDLPVYQKDGEDFLIGDVLHFKNPDFDPKQPWWRAENVVFFGNDKFYGHGIGIRDSKTIINFLNGKRKENADESAYLMRMITRPNYKTIILLR
- a CDS encoding nuclear transport factor 2 family protein; protein product: MTEKISVLEKKIEEVTKRISDLNDIDSIRKLHHIYGYYFDACLFNEVVDLFAVDSEVRFMGGIFKGKEGVRRFFCDRLRMRHTNGHNGPIYGFLLDHIMMQDIITISEDGKTANGRYRTFMQAGRHELAKGLTRQWWEGGVYENTYVKENGIWKFKILDYRGLWHADFKTGWAHTPPNLYPFFSETFPTDPIGPDEILDIVPKPVLWPDTGVLPFHYPHPVTGEEWDQNKDLNTLR
- a CDS encoding MFS transporter, with the translated sequence MNNPDSVGNSLWTKDFILTSMSNLFLFFSFHLLTPILPIYIVEMGGDKFAAGMVVGIFTISALVIRPFAGCALDVFNRKKVLYFGLFVFIVTVISYEWMIIVSLILFVRMIQGIGWGVATTTYATMVSEYIPPSRRAEGMGYFGLSINIGMAVGPLIGIWLMVEYGFTSVFIIGAVSISLSILLSQFILYPQKQEKISSSKKVSIIEKKALLPAILVMMMTLAHGGILSSMTLFGQEMGIVNVGWFFLASALSMMVSRPTSGKIADKMGQNYVLVPCALALGLGLLILSYSSSVFVLVIAAIFYGTGYGGIQPTLQAWVITRVSPDRRGAATATYFSAFDLGIGAGALWVGFIAKWLSYAIIFKISILFMVLFGLLYSIYWLQEKQKRKTETQAKYGI
- a CDS encoding TetR/AcrR family transcriptional regulator, with the protein product MSDREDQLVGEFPLMPKQERAQLKRDLLLKSGYELFILKGYEHTTAKEIAANAGVATGTFYRYFSDKRQLLMSLLEDQIEMLMPPEPKWGVSDPESTLTSLLEAHDKRIKEMGMQRVLPELLAKDTEFAEVLAAAKRKIFTRILSGLTKAYAKGLTWKDLDLNTVTWSLMTLAEHAPEKVKQCGIVTDYREVAKVICRLIFPPEVIKNLQSEESTVEEE
- a CDS encoding GTP pyrophosphokinase family protein, producing the protein MEKTLDLNNLKAIKIELTRFMMAYKFALDEMTTKINILKDEFNYIHDYNPIEHINSRLKSPESIFRKVQRKQCDFTLESIKTTIKDIAGIRITCSFISDIYEISGMITNQKDIRIIEYKDYIKNPKPNGYQSLHMIVEIPIFMSDREEQIMVEIQIRTIAMDFWASLEHKIYYKYNKEIPQKMLDELKESADMAAHLDRKMEGIHKEIAKMKRAEEAEDTFILPFGSGSNKLKLLETFMENQLGIK